A window of the Lolium perenne isolate Kyuss_39 chromosome 7, Kyuss_2.0, whole genome shotgun sequence genome harbors these coding sequences:
- the LOC127313150 gene encoding nuclear poly(A) polymerase 4 isoform X2, whose amino-acid sequence MTTSNKPISLAGPVDADVLRTAELNKFLVDAGLYETVEESARREEVLWELDKIVKDWVKQLTSQRGYTDQMVEEANAVLFTFGSYRLGVHGPGADIDTLCVGPSYVNREEDFFIVLHDILSQTEEVTHLQPVPDAHVPVMKFKFHGISIDLLYASVSLLVVPSDLDISQESVLYEIDEATVRSLTGCRVADQILRLVPNIENFRTTLRCLKHWAKRRGVYSNVTGFLGGVNWALLVARVCQLYPNAVPSMLVSRFFRVFTQWHWPTPVMLCAIEEEELGFPVWDPRKNPRDRTHHMPIITPAYPCMNSSYNVSTSTLRVMIEQFQFGNKICQEIELNKANWSALFEPFNFFEAYKNYLQVDIIAEDDEDLRLWKGWVESRLRQLTLKIERDTYGKLQCHPYPSEYADPSRQCAHCAFFMGLSRKEGVKIQEGQAFDIRGTVDEFRHEINMYMFWKPGMELAVSHVRRKEIPAYVFPEGYRRPRPQRHVNHHQQSDKNATENGTLTGSPDGQLKRKHASAGVDDTEPCRSVKRASVSPVHPKTSSPLSGSPVHPKTSSPLSGNVSDDPTSNNQTKDTSNASGGSQDSPSSGNVEQAKCSSSSQASEKSLDSIPSGSKCVKVEAACSGDVTSKQANCISHVNDNTAPAVVVSTTLKRVAEKVVLELVGSESLGGNNADLLHITETDMGNVLAEKVHFGGNGVSQSGLHEELEV is encoded by the exons CTAGTCAGAGGGGGTACACCGATCAAATGGTGGAAGAGGCTAATGCAGTGCTTTTCACCTTCGGGTCATACCGTCTTGGG GTCCATGGACCTGGGGCTGATATCGACACGTTATGTGTTGGGCCTTCTTATGTGAATCGTGAG GAGGACTTCTTTATTGTACTGCATGACATATTGTCGCAAACAGAGGAAGTGACTCACCTCCAACCTGTACCTGATGCACATGTCCCTGTTATGAAATTTAAATTCCATGGGATATCAATTGACCTTCTTTATGCCAGCGTTTCTCTCTTAGTTGTACCATCT GATTTGGATATCTCTCAGGAATCAGTGCTTTATGAGATTGATGAAGCTACTGTTCGCAGTCTTACTGGCTGCAGAGTGGCTGACCAAATTCTCAGGCTTGTTCCGAATATTGAG AACTTCCGAACAACACTAAGGTGTTTGAAGCATTGGGCAAAAAGAAGAGGTGTTTACTCAAAT GTTACTGGTTTTCTTGGAGGTGTCAATTGGGCATTACTGGTTGCACGTGTCTGCCAGCTCTATCCTAATGCTGTACCAAGTATGCTGGTCTCGAGATTCTTCAGAGTCTTCACCCAGTGGCACTGGCCAACTCCAGTGATGCTGTGTGCTATTGAAGAGGAGGAGCTTGGTTTTCCTGTCTGGGATCCGCGAAAGAATCCTCGTGATAGAACTCATCATATGCCTATTATCACCCCAGCATATCCATGCATGAACTCCAGCTACAATGTATCAACCAGCACACTGAGGGTTATGATAGAGCAATTTCAGTTTGGCAATAAAATATGCCAG GAAATTGAGCTGAATAAGGCTAATTGGTCTGCCCTTTTTGAACCTTTCAATTTCTTTGAGGCATATAAAAATTATCTACAAGTTGACATCATCGCCGAGGATGATGAGGATCTTAGACTTTGGAAGGGATGGGTGGAGTCTCGGTTAAGGCAACTGACTTTAAAG ATTGAACGGGATACATATGGGAAGTTGCAATGCCATCCTTACCCATCAGAGTATGCAGATCCTTCTAGACAGTGTGCTCATTGCGCTTTCTTCATGGGTTTATCAAGGAAAGAAGGTGTGAAAATACAAGAAGGTCAAGCGTTTGATATACGTGGGACAGTTGATGAGTTTAGGCATGAAATCAACATGTATATGTTCTGGAAGCCTGGGATGGAGTTGGCTGTTTCTCATGTTCGGAGGAAGGAAATTCCAGCTTATGTATTCCCAGAAGGATATAGGAGACCTCGTCCTCAGAGACATGTGAATCATCATCAACAGTCTGATAAAAATGCAACTGAGAATGGCACATTGACTGGATCTCCAGATGGTCAGCTAAAGAGGAAGCATGCTTCTGCTGGAGTGGATGATACTGAACCTTGCAGATCTGTTAAGAGGGCTTCAGTCAGCCCAGTTCACCCCAAAACTTCATCACCTCTGTCTGGGAGCCCGGTTCACCCCAAAACTTCATCACCTCTGTCGGGGAATGTTAGTGACGATCCCACAAGCAACAACCAAACCAAAGATACTTCTAATGCAAGCGGTGGGAGTCAGGATTCCCCTAGCAGTGGCAATGTAGAACAAGCAAAGTGTTCAAGTTCATCACAGGCATCTGAGAAAAGCTTGGATTCGATCCCATCAGGATCCAAATGTGTGAAAGTGGAAGCTGCATGTTCCGGTGACGTGACCAGCAAGCAAGCAAATTGTATTTCACATGTCAATGACAACACCGCTCCAGCTGTTGTAGTCAGTACAACTTTAAAGCGTGTTGCTGAGAAGGTTGTATTGGAGCTCGTTGGAAGTGAAAGCTTGGGAGGCAATAACGCAGATTTACTGCACATCACAGAAACGGACATGGGAAATGTCCTTGCTGAAAAAGTGCACTTCGGTGGGAATGGAGTTTCTCAGAGCGGCCTCCATGAAGAGCTAGAG GTGTGA
- the LOC127313150 gene encoding nuclear poly(A) polymerase 4 isoform X1, whose protein sequence is MTTSNKPISLAGPVDADVLRTAELNKFLVDAGLYETVEESARREEVLWELDKIVKDWVKQLTSQRGYTDQMVEEANAVLFTFGSYRLGVHGPGADIDTLCVGPSYVNREEDFFIVLHDILSQTEEVTHLQPVPDAHVPVMKFKFHGISIDLLYASVSLLVVPSDLDISQESVLYEIDEATVRSLTGCRVADQILRLVPNIENFRTTLRCLKHWAKRRGVYSNVTGFLGGVNWALLVARVCQLYPNAVPSMLVSRFFRVFTQWHWPTPVMLCAIEEEELGFPVWDPRKNPRDRTHHMPIITPAYPCMNSSYNVSTSTLRVMIEQFQFGNKICQEIELNKANWSALFEPFNFFEAYKNYLQVDIIAEDDEDLRLWKGWVESRLRQLTLKIERDTYGKLQCHPYPSEYADPSRQCAHCAFFMGLSRKEGVKIQEGQAFDIRGTVDEFRHEINMYMFWKPGMELAVSHVRRKEIPAYVFPEGYRRPRPQRHVNHHQQSDKNATENGTLTGSPDGQLKRKHASAGVDDTEPCRSVKRASVSPVHPKTSSPLSGSPVHPKTSSPLSGNVSDDPTSNNQTKDTSNASGGSQDSPSSGNVEQAKCSSSSQASEKSLDSIPSGSKCVKVEAACSGDVTSKQANCISHVNDNTAPAVVVSTTLKRVAEKVVLELVGSESLGGNNADLLHITETDMGNVLAEKVHFGGNGVSQSGLHEELELMQV, encoded by the exons CTAGTCAGAGGGGGTACACCGATCAAATGGTGGAAGAGGCTAATGCAGTGCTTTTCACCTTCGGGTCATACCGTCTTGGG GTCCATGGACCTGGGGCTGATATCGACACGTTATGTGTTGGGCCTTCTTATGTGAATCGTGAG GAGGACTTCTTTATTGTACTGCATGACATATTGTCGCAAACAGAGGAAGTGACTCACCTCCAACCTGTACCTGATGCACATGTCCCTGTTATGAAATTTAAATTCCATGGGATATCAATTGACCTTCTTTATGCCAGCGTTTCTCTCTTAGTTGTACCATCT GATTTGGATATCTCTCAGGAATCAGTGCTTTATGAGATTGATGAAGCTACTGTTCGCAGTCTTACTGGCTGCAGAGTGGCTGACCAAATTCTCAGGCTTGTTCCGAATATTGAG AACTTCCGAACAACACTAAGGTGTTTGAAGCATTGGGCAAAAAGAAGAGGTGTTTACTCAAAT GTTACTGGTTTTCTTGGAGGTGTCAATTGGGCATTACTGGTTGCACGTGTCTGCCAGCTCTATCCTAATGCTGTACCAAGTATGCTGGTCTCGAGATTCTTCAGAGTCTTCACCCAGTGGCACTGGCCAACTCCAGTGATGCTGTGTGCTATTGAAGAGGAGGAGCTTGGTTTTCCTGTCTGGGATCCGCGAAAGAATCCTCGTGATAGAACTCATCATATGCCTATTATCACCCCAGCATATCCATGCATGAACTCCAGCTACAATGTATCAACCAGCACACTGAGGGTTATGATAGAGCAATTTCAGTTTGGCAATAAAATATGCCAG GAAATTGAGCTGAATAAGGCTAATTGGTCTGCCCTTTTTGAACCTTTCAATTTCTTTGAGGCATATAAAAATTATCTACAAGTTGACATCATCGCCGAGGATGATGAGGATCTTAGACTTTGGAAGGGATGGGTGGAGTCTCGGTTAAGGCAACTGACTTTAAAG ATTGAACGGGATACATATGGGAAGTTGCAATGCCATCCTTACCCATCAGAGTATGCAGATCCTTCTAGACAGTGTGCTCATTGCGCTTTCTTCATGGGTTTATCAAGGAAAGAAGGTGTGAAAATACAAGAAGGTCAAGCGTTTGATATACGTGGGACAGTTGATGAGTTTAGGCATGAAATCAACATGTATATGTTCTGGAAGCCTGGGATGGAGTTGGCTGTTTCTCATGTTCGGAGGAAGGAAATTCCAGCTTATGTATTCCCAGAAGGATATAGGAGACCTCGTCCTCAGAGACATGTGAATCATCATCAACAGTCTGATAAAAATGCAACTGAGAATGGCACATTGACTGGATCTCCAGATGGTCAGCTAAAGAGGAAGCATGCTTCTGCTGGAGTGGATGATACTGAACCTTGCAGATCTGTTAAGAGGGCTTCAGTCAGCCCAGTTCACCCCAAAACTTCATCACCTCTGTCTGGGAGCCCGGTTCACCCCAAAACTTCATCACCTCTGTCGGGGAATGTTAGTGACGATCCCACAAGCAACAACCAAACCAAAGATACTTCTAATGCAAGCGGTGGGAGTCAGGATTCCCCTAGCAGTGGCAATGTAGAACAAGCAAAGTGTTCAAGTTCATCACAGGCATCTGAGAAAAGCTTGGATTCGATCCCATCAGGATCCAAATGTGTGAAAGTGGAAGCTGCATGTTCCGGTGACGTGACCAGCAAGCAAGCAAATTGTATTTCACATGTCAATGACAACACCGCTCCAGCTGTTGTAGTCAGTACAACTTTAAAGCGTGTTGCTGAGAAGGTTGTATTGGAGCTCGTTGGAAGTGAAAGCTTGGGAGGCAATAACGCAGATTTACTGCACATCACAGAAACGGACATGGGAAATGTCCTTGCTGAAAAAGTGCACTTCGGTGGGAATGGAGTTTCTCAGAGCGGCCTCCATGAAGAGCTAGAG CTCATGCAGGTGTGA